In Bradyrhizobium lablabi, one DNA window encodes the following:
- a CDS encoding ABC transporter ATP-binding protein: MIVERHAPEIEAIPMPEPLLELEGATLQYKTAQHLVTATYRVSFKVYRADRFILLGPSGCGKSSLLKGIAGFVKPVEGTVRLNGRKVAAPGPDRMMVFQEFDQLMPWRTIRENVMFPMRASHRYPKREAADRAGAYIDKVGLTKFADAYPHMLSGGMKQRAAIARAMAMEPDILLMDEPFAALDALTRRKMQDELLQLWDDIRFTVLFVTHSIEEAIIVGNRILVLSPHPGQVKAELNAGQQGNIGGSAFTELRDRIHDMLFAERVEGAT; the protein is encoded by the coding sequence ATGATTGTCGAACGACACGCGCCGGAAATTGAGGCGATCCCGATGCCCGAGCCGCTGCTCGAGCTGGAAGGAGCGACGCTGCAATACAAGACCGCGCAGCATCTCGTCACCGCTACTTACCGGGTGAGCTTCAAGGTGTATCGCGCCGACCGGTTCATTTTGCTTGGGCCGTCGGGCTGCGGCAAATCCAGTCTGTTGAAAGGGATCGCCGGCTTCGTGAAACCGGTCGAAGGCACGGTGCGGCTGAACGGCCGCAAGGTGGCGGCTCCAGGGCCGGACCGGATGATGGTGTTTCAGGAATTCGACCAGCTGATGCCGTGGCGCACCATCAGGGAGAACGTCATGTTCCCGATGCGGGCGAGCCATCGTTATCCGAAGCGCGAAGCCGCCGATCGGGCGGGCGCCTATATCGACAAGGTCGGCTTGACGAAGTTTGCCGACGCCTATCCGCACATGCTGTCGGGCGGCATGAAGCAGCGCGCGGCTATCGCGAGAGCGATGGCGATGGAGCCCGATATTCTCCTGATGGACGAGCCGTTCGCGGCGCTTGACGCGCTGACCCGCCGCAAGATGCAGGACGAATTGCTGCAGTTATGGGATGACATCCGCTTCACCGTGCTGTTCGTCACTCATTCGATCGAGGAGGCCATCATCGTCGGCAACCGCATCCTGGTGCTCTCGCCGCATCCGGGGCAGGTGAAGGCCGAGCTCAACGCCGGCCAGCAGGGCAATATCGGCGGCAGCGCTTTTACCGAACTGCGCGACCGCATCCATGACATGCTTTTTGCCGAGCGCGTGGAGGGTGCAACATGA
- a CDS encoding amidohydrolase family protein — MAIGPHEDANAMKISGGTVVTGDGASVIPDGYVQVRDSRIVEIGAGGGPPDDDVIDASGQIVIPGIINTHAHGCVEGPFVPVGSPAFSGTAVHAELDRHLFGGETTVLCVCGFCLPREIDTSHPVRTRLATSHTPSNFAAADLVDGKGLLPPHRAMTVEQALKDGAVAIGEIGAGHSLGGGAQDYLYIPDVIEKATGVRLRPDQARQLKWAILGRMLSRDAFDAARTERCLDTLGLSDRLDVTTARRLIDQSVLPSIATTLEGFEEAAALSAKTGVRAVFHTSPVSVGVIERLAKKYPAAKLVAGHANQSDFEPQEAVDWAKRLRTLGVTIDISTWDIPGKAIQAKPDNFLAMLKAGVVDTVSTDYAGGDWEPILKGLALAIKAEAVGLAAAVALATANPARLFPGLAPDRGVLAAGKIADVVLVDANNVGSVRTVIIGGKVLVRDKAAAGGRLN, encoded by the coding sequence ATGGCAATCGGCCCGCATGAGGACGCAAATGCCATGAAGATCTCGGGCGGAACGGTCGTGACCGGAGATGGCGCCAGCGTCATTCCGGACGGCTACGTCCAAGTCCGCGACAGCCGCATCGTTGAGATAGGGGCGGGCGGTGGTCCGCCGGACGATGATGTGATCGATGCTTCCGGGCAGATCGTCATCCCCGGCATTATCAACACCCACGCGCATGGTTGCGTGGAAGGTCCGTTCGTGCCGGTCGGCTCTCCGGCGTTTTCCGGCACGGCTGTGCATGCCGAACTCGACCGGCATCTGTTCGGCGGCGAGACCACGGTTCTTTGCGTCTGCGGGTTCTGCCTGCCGCGCGAAATCGACACAAGCCATCCGGTTCGCACCCGTTTGGCAACCAGCCACACGCCATCAAATTTCGCCGCCGCCGATCTCGTCGACGGCAAGGGGCTGTTGCCGCCGCACCGCGCGATGACCGTCGAACAAGCGCTGAAAGACGGCGCGGTAGCGATCGGGGAGATCGGCGCCGGCCATTCACTGGGCGGCGGCGCGCAGGATTATCTTTACATCCCCGACGTCATCGAGAAGGCGACCGGCGTTCGCCTGCGGCCGGACCAGGCGCGGCAATTGAAGTGGGCAATCCTCGGCCGCATGCTGTCGCGCGATGCCTTCGATGCCGCGCGGACCGAAAGATGTCTGGATACGCTCGGCCTCAGCGACCGGCTCGACGTGACAACGGCGCGCCGGCTGATCGACCAATCGGTGCTGCCCTCGATCGCAACCACGCTCGAAGGCTTCGAGGAAGCCGCCGCGCTCTCTGCCAAAACCGGCGTGCGGGCGGTCTTCCATACCTCGCCGGTGTCAGTCGGCGTCATCGAACGGCTCGCCAAAAAATATCCCGCCGCAAAACTCGTCGCCGGTCATGCCAACCAGAGCGACTTTGAGCCGCAAGAAGCGGTCGATTGGGCGAAGCGCCTGCGTACCCTCGGCGTCACCATCGACATTTCGACCTGGGATATTCCCGGCAAGGCCATCCAGGCAAAACCCGATAATTTCCTGGCGATGCTGAAAGCCGGTGTCGTCGACACGGTTTCAACCGATTATGCCGGCGGCGACTGGGAGCCGATTTTGAAAGGTCTTGCCCTCGCCATCAAAGCCGAAGCGGTCGGCCTTGCCGCGGCGGTCGCGCTGGCAACCGCCAATCCCGCCCGCCTGTTTCCTGGTCTCGCCCCCGACCGCGGCGTACTTGCGGCAGGCAAGATCGCCGATGTCGTACTGGTCGACGCCAACAACGTAGGAAGCGTTCGAACCGTCATCATCGGCGGCAAGGTTCTGGTCCGGGATAAGGCTGCTGCCGGCGGGAGATTGAATTGA
- a CDS encoding (2Fe-2S)-binding protein: MMTLKVNDREHQIDAEPDTPLLYVLRDDLKLNAAKFGCGLGQCGACTVMVDGKAVLSCVTPLLLLEGKQVTTLEGLGSIDAPAPIQRAFMEEQAAQCGYCIAGMMMRAQALLQKNPKPTDDDIRAELEPHLCRCGTHMRILRAVHRAAHLMRTADASTVQRSAQ, translated from the coding sequence ATGATGACGTTGAAGGTCAATGATCGGGAACATCAAATAGACGCCGAACCCGACACGCCGCTGCTTTACGTGCTGCGCGACGATCTCAAGCTCAACGCCGCGAAATTCGGCTGCGGGCTCGGCCAATGCGGCGCCTGCACGGTGATGGTCGACGGCAAGGCAGTGCTGTCCTGCGTCACGCCATTGCTCCTGCTCGAGGGCAAGCAGGTGACGACGCTGGAGGGTCTCGGGTCGATCGACGCACCGGCGCCGATCCAGCGCGCCTTCATGGAAGAGCAGGCGGCGCAGTGCGGCTACTGCATCGCCGGCATGATGATGCGCGCGCAGGCTTTGCTGCAGAAAAATCCAAAACCGACCGACGACGATATCCGCGCCGAGCTGGAACCGCATCTGTGTCGCTGCGGCACCCATATGCGCATCCTGCGCGCGGTGCATCGCGCCGCGCATCTGATGCGGACCGCGGACGCCTCGACCGTTCAGAGGAGCGCACAATGA
- a CDS encoding ABC transporter substrate-binding protein, translating into MNKIRNSLRSVLLMLLVSLSAAALSAACAQDKVSEFRVGRQPGLIYLPLYVIEDQNLLAKHCTRLGLPPTNLRLIDFGSASAISEMLLSGSVEAVSGAITPLLTMWDKTRGAQKVKAITSLSNSVLYLNANDPKLHSLRDFTDQDRIALSGVGFSMQSTLLQMAAGQVFGDGQEKRLDPLTVSMSHPEGLAALLSGNARLIAAHLTTSPFQNIELRDPRIHRILTSTDILGGYAPAALVFTTQRIYDANPRLLQAFAAAASDATAWITQNPKEAAELYLRKEPQKLSVDELRELLVNGDTKFSTTPENSLKIATFMAKLGRLHEAPTSWKDYFFPILNGDGS; encoded by the coding sequence TTGAACAAGATCAGAAACAGCTTGCGCTCGGTCCTGCTGATGCTCCTGGTCAGTCTTTCCGCCGCCGCACTGTCGGCGGCATGCGCGCAAGACAAGGTCAGCGAATTCCGTGTCGGGCGCCAGCCCGGGCTGATCTACCTGCCGCTCTATGTCATCGAAGACCAGAATTTGCTGGCAAAACACTGCACCCGCCTCGGGTTGCCGCCGACAAACCTTCGCCTGATCGATTTCGGCAGCGCGTCGGCGATCAGCGAAATGCTGCTGAGCGGCAGCGTCGAGGCGGTGTCGGGCGCAATCACCCCGCTGCTCACGATGTGGGACAAGACCCGTGGTGCGCAGAAGGTGAAGGCCATCACCAGCCTTTCCAATTCCGTTCTGTATCTGAACGCCAACGACCCCAAGCTGCACTCCTTGCGCGATTTTACCGATCAGGATCGCATCGCGCTCTCTGGCGTCGGATTCTCGATGCAGTCGACGCTGTTGCAGATGGCGGCGGGTCAGGTTTTCGGCGACGGCCAGGAGAAGCGGCTCGACCCGCTGACGGTATCGATGTCGCATCCGGAAGGTCTCGCCGCTTTGTTGTCCGGCAACGCGCGCCTGATCGCGGCGCACCTCACCACTTCGCCGTTCCAGAATATCGAGCTGCGCGATCCCCGCATCCATCGCATCCTGACCTCGACCGACATTCTCGGCGGCTATGCGCCGGCCGCGCTGGTGTTCACCACGCAACGCATTTACGACGCCAATCCGCGCCTGCTGCAAGCCTTCGCGGCGGCGGCGAGCGACGCAACCGCCTGGATCACACAAAACCCGAAAGAAGCCGCCGAGCTATATCTGCGCAAGGAGCCCCAAAAACTCAGCGTCGACGAGCTCCGGGAGCTCCTGGTCAACGGCGACACCAAATTCTCAACCACGCCGGAAAATTCGCTGAAGATCGCGACCTTCATGGCGAAGCTCGGCCGGCTTCACGAGGCCCCGACGAGCTGGAAGGACTATTTCTTCCCGATCCTCAATGGCGACGGAAGTTGA
- a CDS encoding ABC transporter permease translates to MSRIGIVQSTDKILPPLRPEAVYDTKIHLTEIGEVARLLSRWEQIGNLAWVRRGAILILLGLLWQGYATWLDNPLVFPKLSDTLLALWQSSDVILLRCLTSMKVLIAGYVIGVALAAVLTTFAVSTRFGADLLSTLTAMFNPLPAIGLLPLALLWFGLGNEALVFVLIHSVLWSVSLNTLSGFLGVPATLRMAGNNFGLKGIRYVAQILVPAAFPSILTGLKIGWAFAWRTLIAAELVYGTSSGKGGLGWFIYENRNALEVPNVFAGLLTVILIGLFVESVIFRTIEKHTVDKWGMQR, encoded by the coding sequence ATGAGCCGGATCGGCATCGTTCAATCGACCGACAAGATTCTCCCGCCGCTGCGCCCGGAAGCAGTCTACGACACCAAGATTCACTTGACCGAAATCGGCGAGGTCGCGCGGCTGTTGTCGCGCTGGGAGCAGATCGGTAATCTTGCCTGGGTGCGCCGCGGCGCCATCCTGATCCTGCTCGGACTCCTCTGGCAGGGCTACGCCACGTGGCTGGACAATCCGCTGGTGTTTCCCAAGCTGAGCGACACGCTGTTAGCGCTTTGGCAGTCGAGCGACGTCATCCTGCTGCGCTGCCTGACGTCGATGAAAGTGCTGATCGCAGGTTACGTCATCGGCGTCGCGCTGGCAGCCGTCTTGACGACGTTTGCGGTTTCGACGCGGTTCGGCGCTGATCTGCTGTCGACATTGACGGCGATGTTCAATCCGCTGCCGGCGATCGGACTGCTGCCGCTCGCGCTGCTGTGGTTCGGGCTCGGCAACGAGGCGCTGGTGTTCGTCTTGATCCATTCGGTGCTATGGAGCGTCTCGCTCAACACGCTGTCGGGCTTTCTCGGCGTTCCCGCTACGTTGCGGATGGCGGGCAATAATTTCGGCCTCAAGGGCATCCGCTATGTCGCGCAAATCCTGGTGCCGGCGGCGTTCCCCTCGATCCTGACCGGGTTGAAGATCGGCTGGGCTTTTGCGTGGCGCACGCTGATCGCCGCAGAGCTGGTTTACGGAACGAGCTCCGGCAAGGGCGGCCTCGGCTGGTTCATCTATGAAAATCGCAACGCGCTCGAGGTCCCCAATGTCTTTGCCGGCCTTCTGACCGTCATCCTGATCGGGCTGTTTGTCGAAAGCGTCATCTTCCGAACGATCGAAAAACATACGGTCGACAAATGGGGCATGCAGCGCTAG
- a CDS encoding cytochrome c, whose protein sequence is MTKSRIIGSAVAALLIGGAVAAFAITWRPAISAIDPPPPQSFDKALVKRGRDLAAIGNCNDCHTVRGGKYFAGGLPVPTPFGTIYSSNITPEPETGIGRWPEAAFRRAMRSGVDRDGRHLYPTFPYDHFVNVTDEDDRALYAYLMTREPVRAPARENELPFPLNQRFVIAGWKLLFLRRGTYRPDPTQSAEWNRGAYLVEGLAHCGACHTPRNVLGAERRSAEFAGGYVDYWHAYAINAQSPAPVPWDADALFAYLRNGWHPDHGVARGPMALVVSNLSEVPDSEVRAIAVYMAGVFGAPTPDRKRRAEELLAQAKSPPAPGAKADATGASIYAAACATCHESSRQLPYAGINLALSTAISDFDPRNAANIVLTGVRPVEGEASPIMPGFADGMDDRQIAALLRYLRARFSNRPAWYGLETTVADARRTQTVFLKTMPEPYNVPADPTQRDKP, encoded by the coding sequence ATGACGAAGTCACGGATCATCGGAAGCGCCGTCGCGGCGTTGTTGATTGGCGGGGCGGTTGCCGCTTTTGCGATCACATGGCGGCCGGCGATATCGGCGATCGATCCACCTCCGCCACAATCTTTCGACAAAGCGCTCGTCAAGCGCGGCCGCGATCTTGCCGCAATCGGTAACTGCAACGATTGTCACACCGTGCGCGGCGGCAAGTATTTTGCCGGCGGACTTCCGGTGCCAACGCCGTTCGGCACGATCTATTCGTCGAATATCACGCCGGAACCGGAAACAGGTATCGGCCGCTGGCCGGAGGCAGCGTTCCGCCGCGCCATGCGCTCCGGTGTCGACCGTGACGGACGACACCTCTATCCGACCTTTCCCTATGATCATTTTGTCAATGTCACCGACGAGGATGACCGGGCCCTCTACGCTTATCTGATGACAAGAGAGCCGGTTCGCGCGCCCGCGCGCGAGAACGAGCTTCCGTTTCCGCTCAATCAGCGCTTTGTGATCGCCGGCTGGAAGCTGCTGTTTCTTCGTCGCGGCACATACCGACCGGATCCCACGCAGAGCGCGGAATGGAATCGCGGCGCCTATCTGGTCGAAGGGCTGGCGCATTGCGGCGCCTGCCATACCCCGCGCAATGTCCTTGGCGCTGAACGTCGAAGCGCCGAGTTCGCCGGCGGCTATGTCGATTATTGGCACGCCTATGCAATCAACGCGCAATCGCCCGCGCCGGTGCCCTGGGATGCCGACGCCTTGTTCGCTTACCTCCGCAACGGCTGGCATCCCGATCACGGCGTCGCGCGCGGACCGATGGCGCTGGTGGTCAGCAATCTGTCGGAAGTCCCCGACAGCGAGGTCCGGGCGATTGCGGTTTATATGGCCGGCGTGTTCGGCGCGCCGACGCCGGATCGCAAGCGCCGGGCCGAGGAACTGCTTGCGCAAGCCAAGTCACCGCCGGCGCCGGGCGCAAAGGCCGACGCCACCGGCGCGTCGATCTACGCGGCGGCCTGCGCGACCTGCCATGAGAGCAGCCGGCAGTTGCCCTATGCCGGGATCAATCTCGCGCTCTCGACCGCCATCTCCGACTTCGATCCGCGCAACGCCGCCAATATCGTGCTCACAGGCGTTCGCCCCGTCGAGGGCGAAGCTAGCCCGATCATGCCGGGTTTTGCCGATGGCATGGACGACCGCCAGATCGCAGCACTATTGAGATATTTGCGGGCGCGCTTCAGCAACCGACCCGCATGGTACGGGCTTGAAACGACCGTCGCGGACGCGCGCCGCACGCAGACGGTGTTCCTCAAGACAATGCCTGAGCCGTACAATGTACCAGCCGATCCAACGCAGCGAGACAAGCCATGA
- a CDS encoding GntR family transcriptional regulator: MEHLRAEFAHAETPDLPKHVRLRNAVLSAIRKGHFRPGDQLPPEQELSRAVGVSLGTVQRALTRLAADRALTREHGRGTFIARSELPVEELWQFRFVERLGEAPLPVSVEFVDRRLLRGPGPWADALGPDEKGYWELTRKLTVNGDFRCLSRLYARLGRFPKIMKLPQSKMTGNLKRVLADEFDVPTLSLDQFILPCVLDDDVCASLQIDRGSSGMVVNAIGRSIGQEIITFQSLFVPAGGYFLEISPSGNRAPGGRHERRSN, translated from the coding sequence TTGGAGCACCTCCGCGCGGAGTTCGCGCATGCGGAGACGCCGGATCTCCCGAAGCATGTGCGGCTGCGGAACGCCGTTCTGTCAGCGATCCGCAAGGGACACTTCCGGCCGGGCGATCAGCTTCCTCCCGAGCAGGAGCTGTCGCGGGCGGTCGGGGTAAGCCTCGGCACCGTGCAACGGGCGCTGACCCGGCTCGCCGCCGATCGCGCACTGACGCGCGAGCATGGCCGCGGCACGTTCATTGCGCGATCGGAACTTCCGGTCGAGGAACTCTGGCAATTTCGCTTCGTCGAGCGGCTCGGCGAAGCACCATTGCCGGTGAGCGTGGAGTTCGTCGACCGCCGTCTGCTGCGCGGGCCGGGGCCCTGGGCCGACGCGCTCGGCCCCGATGAAAAGGGCTACTGGGAGCTGACGCGCAAACTCACCGTCAATGGCGACTTTCGCTGTCTGAGCCGGCTCTATGCGCGGCTCGGCCGGTTTCCGAAAATCATGAAACTGCCGCAGAGCAAGATGACAGGAAATCTCAAAAGGGTGCTGGCTGATGAATTCGATGTGCCGACGCTCTCATTGGACCAATTCATCCTGCCATGCGTGCTCGACGACGACGTATGCGCATCGCTGCAGATCGATCGCGGCAGTTCCGGAATGGTGGTGAATGCAATCGGTCGCAGCATTGGGCAGGAGATCATTACCTTCCAGTCGCTGTTTGTGCCGGCCGGCGGATATTTTCTCGAGATTTCGCCATCCGGCAATCGCGCCCCGGGCGGGCGGCACGAACGGCGCTCGAACTGA